The Sphingomonas sp. LY54 genome includes a region encoding these proteins:
- a CDS encoding protein kinase domain-containing protein, whose amino-acid sequence MAIRTKQETSWYQSKKPTLLDLPGQAGELALHNKVNPDTGKTQNLGTGGAGYGRFGKLGGHTRFVKKQKLKKNEQTAAAGVGTALNAQPQQIQDQNLAWIDEEMVKFRTELNVTTNLLNHPNVIKSYGGAVGIGKGGVPKAYLVMEMMAGGDLTKVIGNAAIDDTRKKAIMLDAISGLAHVHAAGLIHRDIKPENIMLNVGEAKPMDGNGEFITPVRAGTAGYYHPNIVAAAAANQPIHYSAATDLYALGKTFEKLVPVTPALNAWIAGLLVANDAAAAAAALPAIAIPVAAAAGGPSPAAGGPVPPAGGPGPPVAAH is encoded by the coding sequence ATGGCGATCCGCACCAAGCAGGAGACGTCCTGGTACCAGAGCAAGAAGCCGACCCTGCTCGACCTTCCCGGCCAGGCCGGCGAGCTCGCCCTCCACAACAAGGTCAACCCCGACACCGGCAAGACGCAGAATCTCGGCACCGGCGGCGCCGGCTACGGCCGTTTCGGCAAGCTCGGCGGCCACACTCGCTTCGTCAAGAAGCAAAAGCTGAAGAAGAACGAGCAAACGGCAGCCGCCGGCGTCGGCACAGCGCTTAATGCGCAGCCGCAGCAGATCCAGGACCAGAATCTCGCATGGATTGACGAGGAGATGGTCAAGTTCCGGACCGAGCTCAACGTCACCACCAACCTGCTCAACCATCCCAACGTCATCAAAAGCTATGGCGGCGCGGTCGGCATCGGCAAAGGCGGAGTGCCCAAGGCCTATCTCGTGATGGAGATGATGGCGGGCGGCGACCTCACCAAGGTGATCGGCAATGCCGCGATCGACGATACGCGCAAGAAGGCGATCATGCTCGATGCGATCAGCGGCCTCGCCCATGTCCATGCCGCAGGCCTTATCCACCGCGACATCAAGCCCGAGAACATCATGCTCAATGTCGGCGAAGCAAAGCCGATGGACGGGAACGGGGAATTCATCACCCCGGTGAGGGCCGGGACGGCCGGCTATTACCATCCCAACATCGTCGCCGCAGCAGCGGCCAACCAGCCAATCCACTACAGCGCCGCGACCGATCTTTATGCGCTCGGCAAGACCTTCGAGAAGCTCGTGCCGGTGACTCCCGCCCTCAATGCCTGGATCGCGGGGCTTTTGGTCGCGAACGACGCTGCTGCTGCTGCGGCGGCGCTTCCCGCGATCGCCATTCCTGTGGCCGCCGCTGCTGGCGGACCGAGCCCGGCGGCGGGAGGACCGGTGCCACCCGCTGGAGGTCCCGGCCCGCCCGTCGCCGCGCACTGA
- the alr gene encoding alanine racemase: MVDAVQAGATLHIDLDALVANWRAIGASAAPAVAAAVVKADAYGLGAVPVARALAAAGCRHFFVAHLSEATALQGELPAGAALYVLNGLMPGAEAACAEAGAIPVLNALDQLERWASLARSAGRKLPAVLQVDSGMSRLGLAEDEAARLVSEPERLDGVELRFIMSHFACADVPDHPANAMQRARFERFCAGFPDVKRALDNSAGALTRRDTHFDLARPGIALYGGAALEEGPNPMRPVVRLEARIAQLRTIPAGAGVGYGLTFTAARDTVLATIPVGYADGWPFHLANRGSAFVAGTRVPIAGRVSMDSMTVDVTDAPADALYPGAPVELIGPHQSLEDVARDAGTIAYEILTRLGHRYARVYHVSGAAAPDGDQF; encoded by the coding sequence ATGGTCGATGCGGTTCAAGCAGGGGCGACGTTACATATCGACCTCGATGCGCTGGTCGCGAACTGGCGCGCGATCGGGGCCAGCGCCGCGCCCGCGGTCGCGGCCGCCGTCGTCAAGGCCGACGCCTACGGGCTCGGCGCGGTCCCGGTCGCGCGCGCGCTCGCCGCGGCGGGCTGCCGCCATTTCTTCGTCGCGCATCTGTCCGAGGCCACGGCGCTGCAGGGGGAATTGCCGGCCGGCGCCGCCCTCTATGTCTTGAACGGCTTGATGCCCGGCGCCGAGGCGGCCTGCGCCGAGGCGGGGGCGATCCCGGTGCTGAATGCGCTCGACCAGCTCGAGCGCTGGGCTTCGCTCGCCCGCTCGGCCGGCCGCAAGCTTCCGGCGGTGCTGCAGGTCGACAGCGGGATGTCGCGGCTCGGCCTGGCCGAGGACGAGGCGGCCCGGCTGGTCTCGGAGCCCGAGCGGCTCGACGGCGTCGAGCTGCGCTTCATCATGAGCCATTTTGCCTGCGCCGATGTCCCCGATCATCCGGCCAATGCGATGCAGCGCGCGCGCTTCGAGCGTTTCTGCGCGGGCTTTCCGGACGTCAAGCGCGCGCTCGACAATTCGGCCGGGGCGCTCACCCGCCGCGACACGCATTTCGACCTCGCCCGCCCCGGAATCGCGCTCTACGGCGGCGCGGCGCTCGAAGAGGGCCCCAATCCGATGCGGCCGGTCGTCCGCCTCGAGGCACGGATCGCCCAGTTGCGCACGATTCCCGCCGGGGCGGGGGTCGGCTACGGGCTGACCTTCACGGCGGCGCGCGACACTGTGCTGGCGACGATCCCCGTCGGCTATGCCGATGGCTGGCCGTTCCACCTCGCCAATCGCGGCTCGGCCTTCGTCGCCGGCACGCGCGTGCCGATCGCCGGGCGCGTGTCGATGGACAGCATGACGGTGGACGTGACCGACGCGCCCGCCGACGCGCTCTATCCCGGCGCCCCGGTCGAGCTGATCGGCCCGCACCAGTCGCTCGAGGACGTCGCGCGCGACGCCGGCACGATCGCCTATGAAATCCTGACGCGGCTCGGCCATCGCTATGCGCGCGTCTACCATGTGAGCGGCGCCGCTGCGCCCGACGGAGACCAGTTCTGA
- a CDS encoding Lrp/AsnC family transcriptional regulator produces MSLDSKDRAILRLLRVNARLTHAEIGEEVGLSPSACHRRIKQLEADGYIGGYTIVLGRNDGADARVNMIIQVTLERQTEEYLTRFERAVRKCPEVKECFLVSGSFDYWLRVEVESAVHYETIHGDVLSRLPGVTRINSSLAMRDALGQRRED; encoded by the coding sequence ATGAGCCTCGATTCCAAGGATCGCGCGATATTGCGGCTGCTGCGGGTCAACGCGCGGCTGACCCATGCCGAGATCGGCGAGGAGGTCGGCCTCTCCCCTTCCGCCTGCCACCGTCGCATCAAGCAGCTCGAAGCCGACGGCTATATCGGCGGCTACACGATCGTGCTCGGCCGCAACGACGGCGCCGACGCGCGGGTCAACATGATCATCCAGGTCACGCTCGAGCGCCAGACCGAGGAATATCTGACCCGCTTCGAGCGCGCCGTGCGCAAATGCCCCGAAGTGAAGGAATGCTTCCTGGTCTCGGGATCGTTCGATTACTGGCTGCGTGTCGAGGTGGAAAGCGCGGTCCATTACGAGACGATCCACGGCGACGTCCTGTCCCGCCTCCCCGGCGTGACCCGGATCAACTCCAGCCTCGCCATGCGCGACGCGCTCGGCCAGCGGCGCGAGGATTGA